In one window of Burkholderia cepacia ATCC 25416 DNA:
- a CDS encoding ABC transporter ATP-binding protein, whose translation MLRFDNLGKRFDKRVVFQGLNFASGAGCVALCDENGSGKSTLLGILAGTIDADEGEVWLGGHSLRTAPLAAKSALAYVPDDCLTYPFQTGRAFLDLVAAAKKTVVDARTLELADRFGLAPHMDKRFEQMSLGTRKKLFLTATTLGAPTVVIADEPGNGLDAASRAVLVDLFRTLAADRAVFFSSHDLALARACDARITGFAELGAAG comes from the coding sequence ATGCTCCGCTTCGACAATCTCGGCAAGCGCTTCGACAAGCGCGTCGTCTTCCAAGGGCTCAACTTCGCATCCGGCGCCGGGTGCGTGGCGCTGTGCGACGAAAACGGCAGCGGCAAATCGACGTTGCTCGGCATTCTCGCCGGCACGATCGACGCGGACGAAGGCGAAGTCTGGCTCGGCGGCCATTCCCTGCGCACCGCGCCGCTCGCGGCGAAATCCGCGCTGGCGTACGTACCCGACGATTGCCTGACGTATCCGTTCCAGACCGGACGCGCGTTTCTCGATCTCGTGGCCGCGGCCAAGAAAACCGTCGTCGACGCCCGCACCCTCGAGCTGGCCGATCGATTCGGGCTCGCCCCGCATATGGACAAGCGCTTCGAGCAGATGTCGCTCGGCACGCGCAAGAAACTGTTCCTGACGGCGACGACACTCGGCGCGCCTACCGTCGTGATCGCCGACGAACCGGGCAACGGGCTCGACGCCGCGTCGCGTGCGGTGCTCGTCGACCTGTTCAGGACGTTGGCCGCGGACCGTGCCGTCTTTTTTTCGAGTCACGACCTGGCGCTGGCGCGCGCATGCGACGCAAGGATCACCGGTTTCGCGGAACTGGGAGCGGCTGGATAG
- a CDS encoding histidine kinase produces MHGTYNLPLVLLSVAIATLASYTTLDLAAFISLLDNPKLRRMWLGGGAAAMGTGIWSMHFVGMLAFSLPIPLGYALPDTGASLAIAVLVSYFALYVVTRARLGWRRLLAGGVLMGGGIAGMHYAGMAAMRMAPGIRYDAVLFAASIGIAVIASTAALWIAQALRARQARHATAQRVGAAVVMGVAITGMHYTAMAAAHFAPDARCGAANGVDTPWLATTVALFTTGTLVVTLLLSRFDARTTFLRGMTDTLERLVRLRTVELERALHRYEQTTAMLQRTRENMATEIDERKAAQARLEQEKEEQRRLLHALEETHVQLLQSEKLASIGQLAAGVAHEINNPIGFVSANLNTLKTWVRSLLDVIAAHEAALPQLDPAARDALTALGRAADLDYVRGEIATLIDESIDGALRVRRIVQDLRDFSRPASDEWSVVDLRAGLESTLNVVHNELKYKAEIVRDYGDVPQVECLPSQLNQVFMNLLVNAAQAIPERGVITIRTSSDGEQVSIAISDTGTGMTPDVVRRIFDPFFTTKPVGQGTGLGLSVSHGIVERHRGTIDVTSEPGRGTTFCVRLPIRRAGGNANESVNESANETAAVAEVSAGPAAYRSGH; encoded by the coding sequence ATGCACGGCACCTACAATCTTCCGCTCGTCCTGCTGTCGGTCGCGATCGCGACGCTGGCCTCCTATACGACACTCGACCTCGCCGCCTTCATTTCGCTGCTCGACAACCCGAAGCTCAGGCGCATGTGGCTGGGTGGCGGCGCGGCGGCGATGGGGACGGGCATCTGGTCGATGCATTTCGTCGGCATGCTCGCGTTTTCACTGCCGATTCCGCTCGGCTACGCGTTGCCGGATACGGGCGCGTCGCTGGCGATTGCCGTGCTCGTGTCGTACTTCGCGCTGTATGTCGTCACGCGCGCGCGGCTGGGCTGGCGGCGGCTGCTCGCGGGCGGCGTGCTGATGGGCGGCGGGATCGCCGGCATGCATTACGCGGGGATGGCCGCGATGCGCATGGCGCCCGGCATTCGCTACGATGCCGTGCTGTTCGCCGCGTCGATCGGCATCGCGGTGATCGCGTCGACCGCCGCGCTGTGGATCGCGCAGGCGCTGCGCGCGCGGCAGGCGCGCCATGCGACCGCCCAGCGCGTCGGCGCGGCCGTCGTCATGGGCGTCGCGATTACCGGCATGCACTACACGGCGATGGCGGCCGCGCATTTCGCGCCGGACGCGCGATGCGGGGCCGCGAACGGGGTCGACACGCCGTGGCTCGCGACGACCGTCGCGCTGTTTACGACCGGAACCCTGGTCGTCACGCTGTTGCTCAGCCGATTCGATGCGCGCACAACCTTCCTGCGCGGGATGACCGATACGCTCGAGCGGCTCGTGCGCTTGCGCACCGTCGAACTGGAACGCGCGCTGCACCGCTACGAACAGACGACGGCGATGCTGCAACGTACCCGCGAGAACATGGCGACCGAGATCGACGAGCGCAAGGCCGCGCAGGCGCGGCTCGAACAGGAGAAGGAGGAGCAGCGGCGCCTGTTGCATGCGCTCGAGGAAACCCACGTGCAGCTGCTGCAGTCGGAAAAGCTCGCGTCGATCGGTCAGCTCGCGGCCGGTGTCGCGCACGAGATCAACAATCCGATCGGGTTCGTCAGCGCGAACCTCAATACGTTGAAGACGTGGGTGCGCAGCCTGCTCGACGTGATCGCCGCGCATGAAGCCGCGCTGCCGCAGCTCGACCCGGCCGCGCGCGATGCGCTGACGGCACTGGGCCGCGCGGCGGACCTCGACTACGTGCGCGGCGAGATCGCGACGCTGATCGACGAGTCGATCGACGGCGCGCTGCGCGTGCGGCGCATCGTGCAGGACCTGCGCGATTTCTCGCGCCCGGCCAGCGACGAGTGGAGCGTGGTCGATCTTCGTGCAGGGCTGGAAAGCACGCTCAACGTCGTCCACAACGAACTCAAGTACAAGGCCGAGATCGTGCGCGACTACGGCGACGTGCCGCAGGTCGAATGCCTGCCGTCGCAATTGAACCAGGTCTTCATGAACCTGCTGGTGAACGCGGCGCAAGCGATTCCCGAGCGCGGCGTGATCACGATCCGCACGTCGAGCGACGGCGAGCAGGTGTCGATTGCGATCAGCGACACCGGCACGGGCATGACGCCCGATGTCGTCCGGCGGATCTTCGATCCGTTCTTCACGACGAAGCCGGTCGGGCAGGGCACGGGGCTCGGCTTGTCGGTGTCGCACGGGATCGTCGAGCGCCATCGCGGCACCATCGACGTGACGAGCGAACCCGGGCGCGGCACGACGTTCTGCGTTCGGCTGCCGATCCGGCGGGCCGGCGGAAACGCGAACGAAAGCGTGAACGAAAGCGCGAACGAGACTGCGGCCGTGGCGGAGGTTAGCGCCGGTCCAGCAGCGTATCGCTCAGGACACTGA
- a CDS encoding tetratricopeptide repeat protein: MAELDNELYERIGALSDAGDALMEDGDYEGALEKFRAGFDLLPEPKTNWEAGTWLMAAIGDANFLQADYAAGCENLGQAMHFPNAIGNPFLHLRLGQCQFELGNLDRAADELMRAYMAGGPELFEDEDARYLRFLATRAEGIETP, from the coding sequence ATGGCGGAACTGGACAACGAGCTGTATGAGCGCATCGGCGCGCTGAGCGACGCGGGCGATGCGTTGATGGAAGACGGCGACTACGAAGGCGCGCTGGAGAAATTCCGGGCAGGATTCGACCTGCTTCCCGAACCGAAGACCAACTGGGAGGCCGGAACGTGGTTGATGGCCGCGATCGGCGACGCGAATTTCCTTCAAGCGGACTACGCGGCCGGGTGCGAGAATCTCGGCCAGGCGATGCACTTCCCCAACGCGATCGGCAACCCGTTCCTGCACCTGCGGCTCGGCCAGTGCCAGTTCGAACTGGGCAATCTCGACCGCGCGGCCGACGAACTGATGCGCGCATACATGGCGGGCGGGCCGGAGCTGTTCGAGGACGAGGATGCCAGGTACTTGCGATTCCTTGCCACGCGTGCGGAAGGCATCGAGACGCCCTGA
- a CDS encoding cobaltochelatase CobT-related protein, with product MDRDDDARALHLTRLARTLAQRHGIEVRFARHGPLAQRDLLVLPDTLLAGDVDDDAIVGLVDLHAARVRFGAIDDVAALASPAVRAIAQAIDDRRAAGCLVARYPGATTLLRQMRVASAADTLRRWPRMAWRDRLVWRIERTLWDEPPATIERIPSLDATLAASDDLVDEARAATSTADSIRAAHRIVERVRALASAGANNMMFTADPGSTIDSDSIAAEFDSDGPGAPDDARAPVSAESGAGAIADTESSTASPTPGDAAPGTIRLSADRRPLLSVPLTTAFDTVTDFTGKGDAARWHRLRSAARAQTEPLKLRLERALKVDEQTRWKREQERGELDRMALARLVTSPGYRTPFRVRRAAPGRDAAVSLLIDCSGSMAGRKIELARLCAAALCDALMQLGFACEALGYSSVEDAAMRAHYQRWIDAGRDTFGYNRFVERLDLRVYKRFDSDNPSGLACIECGHENPDGEALSWAAERLLAQRARRRILMVLSDGYPATGDGNPAILRTDLRARVDALRERRVELIGVGILDDSVEAFYPVSSVVEHLHELPGAAFSVLSDTLLDRR from the coding sequence ATGGACCGGGACGACGATGCGCGCGCGCTCCACCTGACCCGGCTGGCCCGCACGCTCGCGCAACGACACGGCATCGAGGTACGGTTCGCGCGCCACGGCCCGCTCGCGCAGCGCGACCTGCTGGTGCTGCCCGACACGCTGCTCGCGGGCGACGTCGACGACGACGCGATCGTCGGCCTCGTCGACCTCCACGCGGCGCGGGTCCGCTTCGGCGCGATCGATGACGTTGCCGCGCTGGCGTCGCCCGCGGTGCGCGCGATTGCGCAGGCGATCGACGACCGGCGCGCGGCCGGCTGCCTCGTTGCGCGCTATCCCGGCGCGACGACGCTCCTGCGGCAAATGCGGGTGGCGTCGGCCGCCGATACGCTTCGACGTTGGCCACGGATGGCGTGGCGCGACAGGCTCGTATGGCGCATCGAGCGTACGCTGTGGGACGAACCGCCAGCCACGATCGAGCGCATCCCGTCGCTCGACGCGACGCTCGCCGCGTCGGACGATCTCGTCGACGAAGCGCGCGCCGCGACTTCGACGGCCGACAGCATCCGCGCCGCGCACCGGATCGTCGAGCGCGTCCGCGCGCTGGCCTCGGCCGGTGCGAACAACATGATGTTCACGGCCGATCCGGGCAGCACGATCGACAGCGACAGCATTGCCGCCGAATTCGACTCGGACGGACCGGGCGCGCCGGACGATGCACGTGCGCCGGTTTCGGCCGAATCGGGCGCCGGCGCGATCGCCGACACGGAATCGTCCACGGCATCACCGACGCCGGGCGATGCGGCACCCGGCACGATCCGCCTGTCCGCGGACCGTCGGCCGCTGCTGTCGGTCCCGCTGACCACCGCATTCGACACGGTGACGGACTTCACCGGCAAGGGCGACGCGGCGCGCTGGCACCGCCTGCGAAGCGCGGCCCGCGCGCAGACCGAGCCGCTCAAGCTGCGACTCGAACGCGCGTTGAAAGTGGACGAACAGACGCGCTGGAAGCGCGAACAGGAGCGCGGCGAACTCGACCGGATGGCGCTCGCCCGCCTCGTCACGTCGCCCGGCTACCGCACGCCGTTCCGTGTCCGGCGCGCCGCGCCCGGGCGCGACGCGGCCGTCAGCCTGCTGATCGATTGCAGCGGGTCGATGGCCGGCAGGAAGATCGAGCTCGCCCGGCTGTGCGCGGCGGCGCTGTGCGATGCGCTGATGCAGCTCGGCTTCGCGTGCGAAGCGCTCGGCTACAGCTCCGTCGAAGACGCCGCGATGCGCGCGCACTACCAGCGCTGGATCGACGCCGGCCGCGACACGTTCGGCTATAACCGCTTCGTCGAACGGCTCGACCTGCGCGTCTACAAGCGCTTCGATTCCGACAACCCGAGCGGCCTCGCGTGCATCGAATGCGGCCACGAGAATCCCGACGGCGAAGCGTTGAGCTGGGCCGCCGAACGGCTGCTGGCGCAGCGTGCGCGGCGGCGGATCCTGATGGTGCTGTCGGACGGTTATCCGGCAACCGGCGACGGCAACCCGGCGATCCTGCGCACCGACCTGCGCGCACGCGTCGATGCGCTGCGCGAGCGGCGCGTCGAACTGATCGGCGTCGGGATTCTCGACGATTCGGTCGAAGCGTTCTATCCGGTCAGCAGCGTGGTGGAGCATCTGCACGAGCTGCCGGGCGCGGCGTTCAGTGTCCTGAGCGATACGCTGCTGGACCGGCGCTAA
- a CDS encoding HD domain-containing phosphohydrolase yields the protein MTTSATNGPNAVSPETTGAAATSDDADGVPSILLVDDEPSVLSALRRVFRPAGYEILTAESGEAALEVLASTEVDLIVSDMRMPGMSGAEFLARARALYPDTMRILLTGYAEIASVMQAVNEGGVYRYLNKPWDDHDLLLTIEQALEQRRLRHEAARLAALTEAQNEALRRFNTELETQVRARTEELGQTVMFLEAAQRDLKSSFTAMVQVCASMIEMRCGSASGHAMRVGEIARRLALASGMSELHAQDVYFAGLLHGIGKLSLPDELLHKPLTRMTAEEHGLFQQHPLRAQMVLTPVAQLHKVASIVLHQYERFNGRGTPDGLAGDSIPPGSRIVAIARDFEGLRNGDIGAPHSVEQALDAMRSQAGVRYDPRIVENLAELMRDPASLGIAASVAEIKSAQLREGMQLADDLRTHRGVLLMTKGSVMSAHQIELVRRFETREGTAFDILVLAGQAAKPAQGVPNAGAAPA from the coding sequence ATGACGACATCTGCAACAAACGGACCGAATGCGGTATCGCCTGAAACGACCGGGGCGGCAGCGACATCCGACGACGCGGATGGCGTGCCGTCGATCCTGCTGGTTGACGACGAGCCGAGCGTGCTGTCGGCGCTCCGGCGCGTGTTCCGGCCCGCCGGCTACGAGATCCTGACCGCGGAAAGCGGCGAGGCCGCCCTCGAGGTGCTGGCGTCGACCGAAGTCGACCTGATCGTGTCCGACATGCGGATGCCCGGCATGAGCGGCGCGGAGTTCCTGGCCCGTGCCCGGGCGCTCTACCCGGACACGATGCGTATCCTGCTGACCGGTTATGCGGAGATCGCGTCGGTCATGCAGGCCGTCAACGAGGGCGGCGTCTATCGCTACCTGAACAAGCCGTGGGACGATCACGACCTGCTGCTGACCATCGAACAGGCGCTGGAGCAGCGCCGTTTGCGGCACGAGGCGGCGCGGCTCGCCGCGCTGACGGAAGCGCAGAACGAAGCGCTGCGCCGTTTCAACACGGAACTCGAAACGCAGGTTCGCGCGCGCACCGAGGAACTCGGGCAGACCGTGATGTTCCTCGAAGCCGCACAACGCGATCTGAAAAGCAGCTTCACCGCGATGGTCCAGGTGTGCGCGAGCATGATCGAGATGCGTTGCGGGTCGGCCAGCGGTCACGCGATGCGGGTCGGCGAGATTGCGCGACGGCTCGCGCTGGCCTCCGGGATGAGCGAGCTGCATGCGCAGGACGTCTACTTCGCGGGGCTGCTGCATGGCATCGGCAAGCTGTCGCTGCCGGACGAATTGCTGCACAAGCCGCTCACGCGGATGACGGCGGAAGAGCACGGCCTGTTCCAGCAGCATCCGCTGCGCGCGCAGATGGTGCTGACGCCGGTCGCGCAATTGCACAAGGTCGCGTCGATCGTGCTGCACCAGTACGAGCGCTTCAACGGGCGCGGCACGCCGGACGGGCTGGCCGGCGACTCGATCCCGCCGGGCTCGCGGATCGTCGCGATCGCACGCGATTTCGAGGGGCTGCGCAATGGCGACATCGGTGCGCCGCATTCGGTCGAGCAGGCGCTCGACGCAATGCGTTCGCAGGCCGGCGTGCGTTACGACCCGCGCATCGTCGAAAACCTCGCCGAACTGATGCGGGACCCGGCGAGCCTCGGCATCGCGGCGTCCGTCGCGGAGATCAAGTCCGCGCAGCTGCGCGAGGGGATGCAGCTCGCCGACGATCTGCGCACGCATCGCGGCGTGCTGCTGATGACCAAGGGCAGCGTGATGTCCGCACACCAGATCGAGCTCGTGCGCCGCTTCGAGACACGCGAGGGGACGGCGTTCGACATCCTCGTGCTGGCCGGCCAGGCGGCGAAGCCGGCGCAGGGCGTGCCGAATGCTGGCGCGGCGCCTGCCTGA
- a CDS encoding GNAT family N-acetyltransferase: MNLTFPLAAQSDAETLVAIRIAAMRDSLERIGRFDPRRARERFLASFDPALCRFIEADGVNAGFFVVRPQEDHWLLDHLYIVPAHQGKGIGAAVLQRIFAEADAQRVPVRVGALRGSDSNRFYARHGFMQADEAEWDIYYVREPGSATA; encoded by the coding sequence ATGAACCTGACCTTTCCCCTCGCCGCCCAATCCGATGCCGAAACGCTGGTCGCGATTCGCATCGCCGCGATGCGCGACAGCCTCGAGCGCATCGGCCGCTTCGATCCGCGGCGTGCGCGCGAACGCTTTCTCGCGTCGTTCGACCCGGCGCTATGCCGCTTCATCGAAGCCGATGGCGTGAACGCGGGTTTCTTCGTGGTTCGGCCGCAGGAAGACCACTGGTTGCTCGACCATCTGTACATCGTGCCCGCGCACCAGGGAAAGGGCATCGGCGCGGCCGTGCTGCAGCGGATCTTTGCCGAGGCCGACGCGCAGCGCGTGCCCGTGCGTGTCGGCGCACTGCGCGGCAGCGATTCGAACCGTTTCTATGCGCGGCACGGCTTCATGCAGGCCGACGAAGCGGAGTGGGACATCTACTACGTGCGCGAACCGGGTTCGGCGACGGCGTAG
- a CDS encoding LysR family transcriptional regulator, protein MNIPLLETFRAVVQEGSALRAAERIGCTQSNVTARLRQLEESLDAPLFDRHGKRLVLNDAGRRLIPYCDRILRLVDEATQVVRETPVARSFRLGSMESTAATRLPALAAALKAHDPALGLTVQIGSEPDLADALLRGRIDAALTARAVVRPGLRYEPAFAEEMVLVSAATVTRRQVLADNTVRLLAFHDGCPYRAVAEHWLKARGIAIGSVASFGTFGAILGCVAAGMGVAILPKRITTEHVARKELRTHAFDDLDNVTTYLVTPEEAPALPELDALRAVLGRQSGALLAR, encoded by the coding sequence ATGAACATTCCTCTGCTCGAAACCTTCCGGGCCGTCGTTCAGGAAGGCAGCGCGCTGCGCGCGGCCGAACGGATCGGCTGCACGCAGTCGAACGTCACCGCGCGCCTGCGCCAGCTCGAGGAGTCGCTCGACGCGCCGCTGTTCGACCGGCACGGCAAGCGGCTGGTGCTGAACGACGCGGGGCGCCGGCTGATTCCGTATTGCGACCGCATCCTGCGCCTCGTCGACGAAGCGACGCAGGTGGTGCGCGAGACGCCGGTCGCGCGCAGCTTCCGGCTCGGTTCGATGGAAAGCACGGCGGCCACGCGGCTGCCGGCGCTCGCCGCCGCGTTGAAGGCGCACGATCCGGCGCTCGGCCTCACGGTGCAGATCGGCAGCGAGCCGGATCTGGCCGACGCGCTACTGCGCGGCCGGATCGACGCCGCACTGACCGCGCGCGCGGTCGTCCGGCCCGGGTTGCGCTACGAGCCGGCGTTCGCCGAAGAGATGGTGCTGGTGAGCGCGGCCACCGTCACGCGCCGGCAGGTACTGGCCGACAACACGGTACGGCTGCTCGCGTTTCACGACGGCTGCCCGTATCGCGCGGTCGCGGAGCACTGGCTGAAGGCGCGCGGCATCGCGATCGGGTCGGTGGCGTCGTTCGGCACGTTCGGCGCGATCCTCGGCTGCGTGGCGGCCGGCATGGGCGTCGCGATCCTGCCGAAGCGGATCACGACCGAGCACGTGGCGCGCAAGGAGCTGCGGACGCACGCGTTCGACGATCTCGACAACGTGACGACCTATCTCGTCACGCCCGAAGAAGCGCCCGCGCTGCCCGAGCTCGACGCATTGCGCGCGGTGCTCGGCCGGCAGTCGGGCGCGCTGCTCGCGCGTTAG
- a CDS encoding ATP-grasp domain-containing protein, which yields MKRLIVIGARATGSSLALVRGALARQAAVTVITAPGHSLDGVFPDGVETVNLEPDAALLAGWLRARYPDEIDTLRVTTAHDTYARTAASVAYALGLPGPDARHVAHAVSKSNQKALLAAHGIPAAQFVTGTLAAPAALAAAAAPLRFPVVVKPSEGSASDGVRRCEDIAEVRAQLDALAAAQAAARADAQALATERIVIEEFLGGSEYCVEYFDGRYVGAMRKLKRHGAGFLERGYTSELDLDTPTLRALIDVGTRATAAAGLTWGPVHLDCIVHDGVPHVIELNPRIAGSFICDIVRDGYGFDVAEALLDKLDGRPVAIPERFEPLAYARAEFLLDSDPGAWRFAQAGEIRDGTVTISYGPQVLPDRERRAFLYVRVALPVAHDVHETPAHPGSSAHRASVAPPAVSG from the coding sequence ATGAAGCGACTCATCGTGATCGGCGCACGCGCCACCGGCAGCAGCCTCGCGCTCGTGCGCGGCGCGCTCGCCCGCCAGGCGGCCGTGACCGTCATCACCGCGCCCGGTCACAGTCTGGACGGCGTCTTTCCGGACGGCGTCGAGACGGTCAATCTCGAACCCGATGCCGCACTGCTCGCCGGCTGGCTGCGCGCGCGTTATCCGGACGAGATCGACACGCTGCGCGTGACGACCGCGCACGACACCTATGCGCGCACCGCCGCATCGGTCGCCTACGCGCTCGGCCTGCCCGGCCCCGATGCGCGCCACGTCGCGCACGCGGTGTCGAAGTCGAACCAGAAGGCACTGCTCGCCGCGCACGGCATCCCGGCCGCGCAATTCGTCACGGGCACGCTGGCCGCACCGGCGGCACTCGCAGCCGCGGCCGCTCCGCTGCGTTTCCCGGTCGTCGTCAAGCCGTCGGAAGGCTCGGCGAGCGACGGCGTGCGGCGCTGCGAGGACATCGCCGAAGTGCGCGCTCAACTCGACGCGCTCGCCGCCGCGCAAGCCGCCGCTCGAGCCGATGCACAGGCGCTTGCGACCGAGCGCATCGTGATCGAGGAATTCCTGGGCGGCAGCGAATACTGCGTCGAGTATTTCGACGGGCGCTATGTCGGCGCGATGCGCAAGCTGAAGCGGCATGGCGCCGGCTTTCTCGAACGCGGCTATACGTCCGAACTCGATCTCGACACGCCGACGCTGCGCGCGCTGATCGACGTCGGTACGCGCGCAACGGCGGCCGCCGGGCTGACATGGGGGCCGGTGCACCTGGACTGCATCGTGCACGACGGCGTGCCGCACGTGATCGAACTGAATCCGCGCATCGCCGGCAGCTTCATCTGCGACATCGTGCGCGACGGCTACGGCTTCGACGTGGCCGAAGCGTTGCTCGACAAGCTCGACGGGCGCCCGGTCGCGATTCCCGAGCGGTTCGAACCGCTCGCGTATGCGCGCGCCGAATTCCTGCTCGACAGCGACCCCGGCGCATGGCGTTTCGCGCAGGCGGGCGAGATCCGCGACGGCACGGTCACGATCAGCTACGGGCCGCAGGTGTTGCCCGATCGCGAGCGGCGTGCGTTTCTTTATGTGCGGGTTGCGCTGCCGGTTGCGCACGATGTGCACGAGACGCCCGCGCATCCCGGCTCGTCGGCCCACCGGGCGTCTGTCGCACCACCGGCCGTTTCCGGCTGA
- a CDS encoding ATP-binding protein: protein MNAPVDPTPSAPSVLGVYRQLADPSAGQWIVSRSERAHMYRIQHHRPDGSTSVDTVVDADNLDAKLHKWIQEGYVRRETGDHAAPVHRDRFMQDLRHAHASRPAATGDAAHVVQVGGVPMPRGPGGPLVPPRNPAYLFTARATDVLEDIVENRRILLIGHTGTGKTSLIEQAAALAGHGVLRSNMNGQTTVGDFVGFWTVKGGETRWVDGVLPTAMREGLWLIVDEIDFAEPAILAVLTAVLEPAGRLLLKEKGNEIVVPHPSFRLFATANAAGAMGQFRHLYQGANVMNEAFLDRWRVYRLDYLPPSDEARVLQRTFGAAMTEAMAGTLAAIAADCRAAFVREDLASAFSTRRLIDWADLMLRTGDPEAAAGPTIYAKVGAEDADLIRSIIRHYIDVGA, encoded by the coding sequence ATGAACGCACCCGTTGACCCCACTCCCTCCGCCCCGTCGGTACTCGGCGTCTATCGGCAACTGGCGGACCCGTCCGCCGGGCAATGGATCGTCAGCCGCTCCGAACGCGCGCACATGTACCGCATCCAGCATCATCGTCCCGACGGCAGCACGTCGGTCGATACGGTCGTCGACGCGGACAACCTCGATGCGAAGCTGCACAAGTGGATCCAGGAAGGTTACGTCCGGCGCGAAACGGGCGACCATGCGGCCCCCGTGCATCGCGACCGGTTCATGCAGGACCTCCGACACGCGCACGCATCGCGGCCGGCGGCCACCGGCGATGCGGCGCACGTCGTGCAGGTGGGCGGCGTGCCGATGCCGCGCGGCCCGGGCGGGCCGCTCGTGCCGCCCCGGAACCCCGCCTACCTGTTCACCGCGCGCGCGACGGACGTGCTGGAAGACATCGTCGAGAACCGGCGCATCCTGTTGATCGGCCACACCGGCACCGGCAAGACGAGCCTGATCGAGCAGGCCGCCGCGCTAGCCGGCCACGGCGTGCTGCGCTCGAACATGAACGGGCAGACGACGGTCGGCGATTTCGTCGGGTTCTGGACCGTCAAGGGCGGCGAGACCCGCTGGGTCGACGGCGTGCTGCCGACCGCGATGCGCGAAGGGCTGTGGCTCATCGTCGACGAGATCGACTTCGCGGAACCGGCCATCCTCGCGGTGCTCACCGCCGTGCTCGAACCGGCGGGACGCCTGTTGCTGAAGGAGAAAGGCAACGAGATCGTCGTCCCGCATCCGTCGTTCCGGCTGTTCGCGACCGCCAACGCGGCGGGCGCGATGGGGCAGTTCCGCCACCTGTACCAGGGCGCCAACGTGATGAACGAGGCGTTTCTCGACCGCTGGCGCGTGTACCGCCTCGACTACCTGCCGCCGTCCGACGAGGCGCGCGTGCTGCAGCGCACGTTCGGCGCGGCCATGACCGAGGCGATGGCCGGCACGCTCGCGGCGATCGCGGCGGACTGCCGCGCCGCGTTCGTCCGCGAGGATCTGGCCAGCGCGTTCTCGACGCGGCGCCTGATCGACTGGGCCGACCTGATGCTGCGCACCGGCGATCCCGAAGCGGCCGCCGGCCCGACGATCTATGCGAAAGTCGGCGCGGAAGACGCCGACCTGATCCGCAGCATCATTCGCCACTACATCGACGTCGGGGCCTGA